The following proteins come from a genomic window of Geminicoccaceae bacterium SCSIO 64248:
- a CDS encoding 3-oxoacyl-[acyl-carrier-protein] synthase III C-terminal domain-containing protein, translating into MARRAAAGPGLRPARPLPMGAAMDLNADAVRLLGLGTALPAHRLPQGAAKKASAQLFTGAFADLAERTALFDHAGIATRHMCMPLAWYLGGHGPAERNRLYLDHAEALTLEAAKRALAEAGLAAEAVDAVVTVSSTGIATPSLDARIADRLGLRADCERTPVFGLGCAGGVQGLARAAQIARARPGAVVLLLAVELCSLTLRPGDRSKANLVACALFGDGAAAAVLATGPGGVAVVASGEHRWPDSLRIMGWDVEDDGLGVVFALAIPTLVRTQLGRVADVFLERQGRARSDIDAFVCHPGGAKVLSALEEALALDASALDDARAVLRDHGNMSSVTVLFVLRRRLDRGPFRRALLSALGPGFTAGFVLLEGHR; encoded by the coding sequence ATGGCACGCCGTGCCGCCGCCGGACCCGGTCTCCGGCCGGCGCGGCCCCTGCCGATGGGAGCGGCCATGGACCTGAACGCGGATGCCGTCCGGCTGCTCGGCCTCGGCACGGCGCTGCCGGCGCATCGCCTGCCGCAGGGCGCCGCCAAGAAGGCGTCGGCGCAGCTGTTCACGGGCGCCTTCGCCGACCTCGCCGAGCGCACCGCCCTGTTCGACCACGCCGGCATCGCGACGCGCCACATGTGCATGCCCCTGGCGTGGTATCTGGGCGGCCACGGGCCGGCCGAACGCAACCGCCTCTATCTCGATCACGCCGAGGCGCTGACCCTCGAGGCCGCCAAGCGGGCGCTGGCCGAGGCGGGCCTGGCGGCCGAAGCGGTCGACGCCGTGGTCACGGTGTCCTCGACCGGGATCGCGACGCCGTCGCTCGACGCGCGAATCGCCGACCGGCTCGGCCTGCGCGCCGACTGCGAGCGGACGCCCGTGTTCGGCCTGGGCTGCGCCGGCGGGGTGCAGGGCCTGGCCCGCGCCGCCCAGATCGCGCGGGCGCGGCCGGGCGCGGTCGTCCTGCTCCTGGCGGTCGAGCTCTGCTCGCTGACCTTGCGCCCGGGCGACCGCTCGAAGGCGAACCTGGTCGCCTGCGCCCTGTTCGGCGACGGCGCCGCCGCGGCCGTGCTCGCGACCGGCCCCGGGGGCGTCGCCGTCGTCGCGTCCGGCGAGCACCGCTGGCCGGATTCGCTGCGGATCATGGGCTGGGACGTCGAGGATGACGGCCTGGGCGTCGTGTTCGCGCTCGCCATTCCCACGCTCGTCCGCACTCAGCTCGGCCGGGTCGCCGACGTCTTCCTGGAACGGCAGGGCCGCGCGCGCTCCGACATCGACGCCTTCGTTTGCCATCCCGGCGGCGCCAAGGTGCTGAGCGCGCTGGAGGAGGCCTTGGCGCTGGACGCGAGCGCGCTCGACGATGCCCGGGCCGTCCTGCGCGACCACGGCAACATGTCGTCGGTCACGGTGCTCTTCGTCCTGCGCCGGCGCCTCGACCGCGGGCCGTTCCGGCGCGCGCTGCTGAGCGCGCTCGGCCCCGGCTTCACGGCGGGGTTCGTGTTGCTGGAGGGGCATAGGTGA
- a CDS encoding isoprenylcysteine carboxylmethyltransferase family protein, with translation MSPVVVAVTLVGLARLAELLLAARNTRRLLAKGGVEHGRAHYVLFVLLHGGWLAGLLWTVPPDRWPDPWLTGLFVLLQAARVWIIATLGERWTTRIVVLPDAPLVRSGPYRWLRHPNYAVVVLEIALLPLAFGAVGLAVAFSILNGLLLRHRIGVEDRALGRARGLADAA, from the coding sequence GTGAGCCCGGTCGTCGTCGCCGTGACCCTGGTCGGGCTGGCCCGGCTGGCCGAGCTGCTCCTGGCCGCGCGCAACACGCGCCGCCTGCTGGCCAAAGGCGGCGTCGAGCACGGCAGGGCGCACTACGTCCTGTTCGTCCTGCTCCATGGCGGCTGGCTGGCCGGCCTGCTCTGGACCGTGCCGCCGGACCGCTGGCCCGATCCCTGGCTGACCGGCCTCTTCGTCCTCCTGCAGGCCGCGCGCGTCTGGATCATCGCCACGCTGGGGGAGCGCTGGACGACGCGGATCGTCGTGCTGCCGGACGCGCCCCTGGTCCGAAGCGGTCCCTATCGCTGGCTGCGGCACCCGAACTACGCCGTGGTCGTCCTGGAGATCGCGCTCCTGCCGCTGGCCTTCGGCGCGGTCGGGCTGGCGGTGGCCTTCTCGATCCTGAACGGCCTGCTGCTGCGGCACCGGATCGGCGTCGAGGACCGCGCGCTCGGCCGTGCGCGCGGTCTTGCCGACGCCGCCTAG
- the pgeF gene encoding peptidoglycan editing factor PgeF, with protein sequence MRAAALEGLAGIAHGFFTRKGGLSTGAFASLNCGLSGGDRPEAVRANRARVAACLGCAPDALVSLHQVHGRAVVRADAPWPLDSRPQADGLVTTRPGLALGVLAADCGPILLADPEAGVIGAAHAGWRGALSGIAEATVAAMVAAGARAGRITAVLGPCIAQKSYEVGDGFRDAFLAEDPASARFFSTPCATGRPHFDLKACILERLARAGVGKAEALPFDTYADPARFFSYRRTTHEGGGPFGIAIAAIALRPEG encoded by the coding sequence ATCCGTGCCGCGGCGCTGGAAGGCCTGGCCGGGATCGCGCACGGCTTCTTCACCCGCAAGGGCGGCCTCAGCACGGGCGCCTTCGCCTCGCTCAATTGCGGCCTGTCCGGCGGCGACCGGCCCGAGGCCGTCCGGGCCAACCGCGCGCGTGTCGCCGCCTGCCTCGGCTGCGCGCCGGACGCGCTCGTCTCGCTGCATCAGGTCCACGGACGCGCCGTGGTCCGGGCCGACGCGCCGTGGCCGCTCGATTCCCGCCCCCAGGCCGACGGCCTTGTCACGACACGCCCCGGCCTGGCGCTCGGCGTGCTCGCCGCCGATTGCGGGCCGATCCTGCTCGCCGACCCCGAAGCGGGCGTGATCGGCGCGGCCCATGCCGGCTGGCGCGGCGCCCTTTCCGGGATCGCCGAGGCGACCGTCGCCGCCATGGTCGCGGCGGGCGCCCGCGCCGGCCGGATCACCGCCGTGCTCGGCCCCTGCATCGCGCAGAAGTCCTACGAAGTCGGCGACGGGTTCCGCGACGCCTTCCTAGCCGAGGACCCGGCAAGCGCGCGGTTCTTCAGCACGCCGTGCGCGACCGGGCGGCCGCATTTCGATCTGAAGGCCTGCATCCTCGAGCGGCTGGCGCGCGCCGGCGTCGGCAAGGCGGAGGCCCTGCCCTTCGACACCTACGCCGATCCCGCCCGCTTCTTCAGCTACCGCCGCACCACCCACGAGGGCGGCGGCCCGTTCGGCATCGCGATCGCCGCGATCGCGCTCCGGCCCGAGGGCTAG
- a CDS encoding TetR/AcrR family transcriptional regulator — MAARGRPRGFDRDKALRQAMTLFWRQGYEGTSLGDLTGALGINKPSLYAAFGCKEALFREAIDLYNIEGSPQGEPFRPGRSAKEAMAGLLHGFARAYADPDTPPGCMVVLAATIGTSESKSIQAHMSALRRKAQDDMRRQVADALARDGLADRADPARIAAFYTTVVQGLSIQARDGATRAELAVIVDDALAAWDGLVGA, encoded by the coding sequence ATGGCAGCGCGAGGACGGCCGCGCGGCTTCGACCGCGACAAAGCCCTGCGGCAGGCGATGACCCTGTTCTGGCGTCAGGGCTACGAGGGCACCTCGCTGGGCGACCTGACCGGAGCGCTCGGCATCAACAAGCCCAGCCTGTATGCGGCGTTCGGCTGCAAGGAGGCCCTGTTCCGCGAGGCGATCGACCTCTACAATATCGAGGGAAGCCCGCAGGGTGAGCCGTTCCGGCCGGGCCGCAGCGCCAAGGAGGCCATGGCGGGCCTGCTGCATGGCTTCGCGCGCGCCTATGCCGATCCCGACACGCCGCCTGGGTGCATGGTCGTCCTCGCCGCGACGATCGGCACGTCGGAGTCCAAATCCATCCAGGCGCATATGAGCGCCCTGCGGCGCAAGGCGCAGGACGACATGCGCCGGCAGGTGGCGGACGCGCTCGCGCGGGACGGGCTGGCCGATCGCGCCGATCCGGCGCGGATCGCCGCCTTCTACACGACCGTCGTGCAGGGCCTGTCGATCCAGGCGCGCGACGGCGCGACGCGCGCCGAGCTGGCGGTCATCGTCGATGACGCGCTCGCCGCCTGGGACGGCCTGGTCGGCGCTTGA
- a CDS encoding 3-oxoacyl-ACP reductase FabG: MSTLSGKVAVVTGGSRGIGAAIARRLAEDGADVVITYERSADKAADVVRTIEAKGRRALAIRADSADPASVTAAIDEAAQRFGRLDILVNNAGVASYGAPEDASVEEIDRVLAINVRAVFVAVQAALRHMGEGGRLISIGSNLAERVPFAGITLYSMSKAALVGMTRGLARDLGPRGITVNLVNPGSTDTDMNPADGEGAEPQRSLSPLGRYGSVDDIAASVAHLAGEGGRTINGTAILVDGGQNA, from the coding sequence ATGAGCACCTTGTCGGGCAAGGTCGCAGTCGTCACCGGAGGAAGCCGCGGGATCGGCGCCGCGATCGCCCGCCGTCTCGCCGAGGACGGCGCGGACGTGGTGATCACCTACGAGCGTTCCGCCGACAAGGCGGCCGACGTGGTCCGGACGATCGAGGCGAAGGGCCGCCGCGCGCTCGCGATCCGGGCCGACAGCGCCGATCCGGCGTCGGTCACGGCCGCAATCGACGAGGCCGCGCAGCGCTTCGGCCGGCTCGACATCCTGGTCAACAACGCGGGCGTCGCGTCCTACGGCGCGCCCGAGGACGCGAGCGTCGAGGAGATCGACCGCGTGCTCGCCATCAATGTCCGGGCGGTGTTCGTCGCGGTGCAGGCCGCGTTGCGCCACATGGGCGAGGGCGGCCGCCTCATCTCGATCGGCTCCAATCTGGCAGAGCGCGTGCCGTTCGCCGGCATCACGCTCTATTCCATGAGCAAGGCGGCCCTGGTCGGCATGACCCGCGGCCTGGCGCGCGACCTCGGCCCGCGCGGCATCACCGTCAATCTGGTCAACCCGGGCTCGACCGACACCGACATGAACCCGGCGGACGGCGAGGGCGCTGAGCCGCAGCGCAGCCTTTCGCCGCTCGGCCGCTACGGCAGCGTCGACGACATCGCCGCGAGCGTCGCCCACCTCGCCGGCGAAGGCGGCCGGACGATCAACGGTACGGCCATCCTGGTCGACGGCGGTCAGAACGCCTGA
- a CDS encoding DJ-1/PfpI family protein translates to MPSSTARDDRGDRARRVVVVAFPDAEILDVTGPVSAFTVATSVLRDRGRPGYSVEVASLEGGPVRSSSGLEIMTSRLDRQHRAIDTLVVAGGAPGDPPEPQAMVDWIVTHRQDARRVCSVCTGAFLLAAAGLLDGRRATTHWISVPILKRRHPGVDVQPDPIFVRDGDVWTSAGVTAGIDLVLALIEEDCGHLVAMEVARCLVMFLKRPGGQAQFSAPLEAQIASDSRFDTLHAWIASDLTRDFRIERLAAQAGMSPRTFARTYTAKVGRTPAKTVEAIRVEAASSLLEGSDAPLKAIAVTVGFGDEQNLRRAFLRQYGIGPAEYRERFPARRLAADEPGTADGATWPQAF, encoded by the coding sequence ATGCCAAGCTCGACCGCCCGAGACGATCGTGGCGACCGCGCGCGCCGCGTCGTCGTCGTCGCCTTTCCCGATGCCGAGATCCTGGACGTCACCGGCCCGGTCTCGGCCTTCACCGTCGCCACCTCCGTCCTGCGCGATCGCGGCCGCCCGGGCTATAGCGTCGAGGTCGCCTCCCTGGAGGGCGGGCCGGTGCGCTCGTCGTCCGGGCTCGAGATCATGACCAGCCGCCTCGACCGGCAGCACCGGGCCATCGACACGCTCGTGGTCGCCGGCGGCGCACCCGGCGACCCGCCCGAGCCGCAGGCGATGGTCGACTGGATCGTCACGCATCGCCAGGACGCCAGGCGGGTCTGCTCCGTCTGCACCGGCGCATTCCTCCTGGCTGCGGCCGGGCTCCTCGACGGACGGCGCGCGACCACCCACTGGATCTCGGTGCCGATCCTCAAGCGCCGCCATCCCGGGGTCGACGTCCAGCCCGACCCGATCTTCGTGCGCGACGGCGACGTCTGGACCTCGGCCGGCGTGACCGCCGGCATCGATCTGGTCCTGGCGCTGATCGAGGAGGATTGCGGCCACCTCGTCGCGATGGAGGTCGCGCGCTGCCTCGTCATGTTCCTGAAGCGGCCGGGCGGCCAGGCCCAGTTCAGCGCGCCGCTCGAGGCCCAGATCGCGAGCGACAGCCGCTTCGACACGCTGCACGCCTGGATCGCCAGCGACCTCACGCGCGACTTCCGCATCGAGCGCCTGGCCGCCCAGGCGGGCATGAGCCCGCGCACCTTCGCCCGCACCTACACGGCCAAGGTCGGCCGTACCCCGGCCAAGACCGTCGAGGCGATCCGGGTCGAGGCCGCGTCCTCCCTGCTCGAGGGCAGCGATGCGCCGCTCAAGGCGATCGCCGTCACAGTCGGCTTCGGCGACGAGCAGAATCTGCGGCGCGCGTTCCTGCGCCAGTACGGCATCGGCCCGGCGGAGTACCGCGAGCGATTCCCGGCCCGCCGATTGGCGGCGGACGAGCCGGGAACCGCCGATGGAGCGACCTGGCCTCAGGCGTTCTGA
- a CDS encoding acetamidase/formamidase family protein: MDDLAVERRSFLKSGVAASGGIAALASTGGLSLVTPALAQASAARHPGQPAYHYLPANAETVHWGYFSKTLKPQVEIESGDIVTIETLTHHAADDLERMVQGDPGAESVYLWTGERKGVNRRGAGPIDASLHGRGAGEGLGVHIMTGPVAVRGARPGDILEVRILDCKPRPCANPAFAGKSFGSNAAAWWGFQYNDLLDGAKREVITIYEIDATGGRDWAQAVYNFRWVPQTDPYGVVHATIDYPGVPVDHSLTERNYDVLKGVRLPIRPHFGTLGLAPAEADFVDTIPPSYTGGNIDNWRIGKGAVMYYPVSVEGALLSVGDPHASQGDSELCGTAIECSLTGTFQLVLHKQADLGGTALEALNYPMLETQTEWLVHGFSFANYLQELGPEAQSAIYGKSSVDLALRDAFRKMRHFLMTTQGLTEDEAISLMSIGVDFGITQVVDGNWGVHAIIKKDVFAGRA, translated from the coding sequence ATGGACGACCTCGCCGTCGAGCGACGGTCCTTTCTCAAGAGCGGCGTCGCCGCATCGGGCGGCATCGCGGCGCTCGCCTCGACGGGCGGCCTCTCGCTGGTGACGCCCGCCCTGGCCCAGGCCAGCGCGGCGCGCCATCCCGGCCAGCCCGCCTACCACTACCTGCCGGCCAACGCCGAGACGGTGCACTGGGGCTATTTCAGCAAGACGCTCAAGCCGCAGGTCGAGATCGAATCCGGCGACATCGTCACGATCGAGACCCTGACCCATCACGCCGCCGACGACCTCGAGCGGATGGTCCAGGGCGATCCCGGCGCCGAGAGCGTCTATCTCTGGACCGGCGAGCGCAAGGGCGTGAACCGGAGGGGCGCCGGGCCGATCGACGCCTCGCTGCACGGCCGGGGCGCGGGCGAGGGGCTGGGCGTGCACATCATGACCGGCCCGGTAGCCGTGCGCGGCGCCCGGCCCGGCGACATCCTGGAAGTGCGCATCCTCGACTGCAAGCCGCGCCCGTGCGCCAACCCGGCCTTCGCCGGCAAGAGCTTCGGCAGCAACGCCGCCGCCTGGTGGGGCTTCCAGTACAACGACCTCCTGGACGGCGCGAAGCGCGAGGTCATCACGATCTACGAGATCGACGCCACCGGCGGGCGCGACTGGGCGCAGGCGGTCTACAACTTCCGCTGGGTGCCGCAGACCGACCCGTACGGCGTGGTCCACGCGACGATCGACTATCCCGGCGTGCCGGTCGATCACAGCCTGACCGAGCGGAACTACGACGTGCTCAAGGGCGTGCGCCTGCCGATCCGGCCGCATTTCGGCACGCTCGGCCTGGCGCCCGCCGAGGCCGACTTCGTCGACACGATCCCGCCCAGCTACACCGGCGGCAACATCGACAACTGGCGGATCGGCAAGGGTGCCGTGATGTACTACCCGGTCTCCGTCGAAGGGGCGCTGCTCTCGGTCGGCGACCCGCACGCGTCGCAGGGCGACAGCGAGCTGTGCGGCACGGCGATCGAGTGCTCGCTGACCGGGACGTTCCAGTTGGTCCTGCACAAGCAGGCCGATCTCGGCGGCACGGCGCTGGAGGCGCTGAACTACCCGATGCTGGAGACCCAGACCGAATGGCTGGTGCACGGCTTCAGCTTCGCGAACTACCTCCAGGAGCTCGGCCCGGAGGCGCAAAGCGCGATCTACGGCAAGTCGTCGGTCGACCTCGCCCTGCGCGACGCCTTCCGCAAGATGCGTCACTTCCTCATGACCACCCAGGGCCTGACCGAGGACGAGGCGATCTCGCTGATGTCGATCGGCGTCGATTTCGGCATCACCCAGGTGGTCGACGGCAATTGGGGCGTGCACGCCATCATCAAGAAGGACGTGTTCGCCGGCCGCGCCTGA